In Spinacia oleracea cultivar Varoflay chromosome 5, BTI_SOV_V1, whole genome shotgun sequence, a single window of DNA contains:
- the LOC110787106 gene encoding oligopeptide transporter 3, producing the protein MVDKMEEKNGGGRVEEEEEHERCPVEEVALVVPETDDPTLPVLTFRAWFLGLTSCVLLIFLNTFFIFRTQPLTISAILMQIAVLPMGKFMARVMPTGNYSLFGGRWEFSLNPGPFNIKEHVMITILANCGVSYGGGDAYSIGAITVMKAYYKQSLGFVCALFIVLTTQIIGYGWAGMLRRYLVDPVEMWWPANLAQVSFFRALHEKEHKQKGFTRMQFFLIFFAASFAYYALPGYLFPILTFFSWVCWIWPRSITAQQIGSGYHGLGVGAFTLDWAGISAYHGSPLVAPWFSIVNVGIGFIMFIYIIIPLCYWKFETFDARKFPIFSNQLFRTNGLKYDTTKILTPQRDLNVAAYNSYGKLYLSPLFALSIGSGFLRFTATLTHVALFHGSDIWKQSRSAMKNAKKDIHAKLMSKYKQVPEWWFLILLVLSAAFSILMSFIWKDDVQLRWWGMLLAFVLAWVVTLPIGVIQATTNQQPGYDIIAQFIFGYVYPGKPIANLLFKIYGRISTVHALAFLSDLKLGHYMKIPPRSMYAAQLVGTLVAGVVNLAVAWWMLGSIENICDVESLNPNSPWTCPKFRVTFDASVIWGLIGPQRLFGSGGLYRNLVWLFLVGAVLPVPVWILHKIFPENKWIPLINIPVISYGFAGMPPATPTNIASWLVTGTIFNYFVFKYRKEWWKRYNYVLSAALDAGTAFMAVLIFFALQNEDKNLKWWGTEIDHCPLASCPTAPGIMVPGCPVH; encoded by the exons atGGTGGACAAAATGGAAGAGAAAAACGGTGGAGGTAGGGTGGAAGAAGAGGAGGAGCACGAGAGGTGTCCGGTGGAGGAGGTGGCGCTTGTCGTACCCGAAACCGACGATCCAACACTTCCGGTGTTGACGTTTCGGGCATGGTTTCTAGGGTTGACGTCTTGTGTCCTGCTTATCTTTTTAaacacattttttattttcaggACTCAACCCCTTACAATATCAGCCATCTTAATGCAAATTGCGGTATTACCCATGGGTAAGTTTATGGCCCGGGTTATGCCCACCGGAAATTATAGCTTATTTGGTGGAAGGTGGGAGTTTAGTCTGAATCCGGGTCCGTTTAATATAAAGGAGCATGTAATGATAACGATATTAGCCAATTGTGGTGTTTCTTACGGTGGTGGTGATGCGTACTCGATTGGAGCCATTACTGTTATGAAAGCTTACTATAAACAGTCTTTGGGGTTCGTCTGTGCTCTTTTCATCGTCTTGACTACCCAG ATAATTGGATATGGATGGGCTGGGATGCTTAGAAGGTATCTGGTTGACCCAGTTGAGATGTGGTGGCCAGCAAACCTTGCTCAAGTCTCCTTTTTCAG GGCACTTCATGAGAAAGAGCACAAACAGAAAGGATTTACCCGGATGCAATTTTTCCTCATCTTCTTTGCAGCAAGCTTTGCTTATTATGCGCTCCCTGGTTAtctatttccgattttgacctTTTTTTCCTGGGTGTGTTGGATTTGGCCTCGAAGCATTACAGCCCAACAGATTGGATCAGGTTACCATGGGCTAGGTGTGGGCGCCTTCACCTTGGATTGGGCGGGTATTTCTGCCTACCACGGCAGTCCTCTGGTGGCACCTTGGTTTTCCATTGTCAATGTTGGGATAGGTTTTATCATGTTCATATACATAATAATCCCGCTTTGCTACTGGAAGTTTGAAACTTTTGATGCTAGGAAATTTCCTATATTTTCCAACCAGCTATTTAGGACTAATGGACTGAAATATGATACCACCAAGATTCTCACGCCACAACGTGACCTCAACGTTGCAGCTTATAATAGTTACGGGAAACTTTATCTTAGTCCTCTTTTTGCCCTTTCAATTGGATCTGGATTTTTAAGATTCACTGCCACTCTTACACATGTTGCTCTATTCCATGGAAG TGATATCTGGAAGCAGAGCAGGTCCGCAATGAAAAATGCAAAGAAGGATATACATGCTAAGTTGATGAGTAAATACAAACAAGTGCCTGAATGGTGGTTCCTGATCTTGTTAGTATTGAGTGCAGCATTTTCAATCTTAATGTCGTTTATCTGGAAGGATGATGTGCAACTTCGCTGGTGGGGCATGCTCCTTGCATTTGTATTGGCTTGGGTTGTGACTCTTCCCATTGGTGTCATTCAAGCAACCACAAACCAG CAACCTGGGTACGACATAATAGCACAGTTCATATTTGGGTATGTCTACCCTGGGAAACCCATAGCTAATTTACTTTTCAAGATATATGGGCGAATCAGCACAGTTCATGCTCTTGCTTTCCTATCCGATCTTAAACTTGGGCACTACATGAAAATCCCACCCAGGTCCATGTACGCAGCTCAG CTTGTAGGCACACTGGTTGCTGGTGTTGTCAACCTTGCAGTAGCCTGGTGGATGTTGGGGTCCATCGAAAACATATGCGATGTGGAATCTCTTAATCCCAACAGCCCATGGACCTGCCCCAAATTCCGGGTCACCTTTGATGCTTCTGTTATATGGGGCTTAATTGGGCCTCAAAGGCTATTCGGGTCAGGAGGTTTGTACAGGAACTTGGTATGGCTATTCCTAGTTGGAGCAGTTTTGCCTGTTCCAGTGTGGATACTCCACAAGATATTCCCTGAAAACAAATGGATACCGTTGATCAACATTCCAGTCATATCATACGGGTTTGCAGGGATGCCACCAGCAACACCAACAAACATAGCTAGTTGGCTGGTCACTGGTACCATTTTCAACTACTTTGTATTCAAATACAGGAAAGAATGGTGGAAGAGGTACAATTATGTTCTATCAGCAGCTTTGGATGCCGGGACAGCTTTCATGGCTGTTCTGATATTCTTCGCTCTCCAAAATGAGGACAAGAATCTGAAATGGTGGGGAACAGAAATTGATCATTGCCCCTTAGCATCGTGCCCAACTGCACCAGGGATTATGGTGCCAGGATGTCCTGTGCATTGA
- the LOC110787107 gene encoding SNF1-related protein kinase regulatory subunit beta-2, whose product MGNVNGREDGSRSPSDSGVVIEEEEDDDEFVSSDAAAPPLMAHSPPHTPISVQSPLKFAPQPPVAPIQIPDELHIPNPSWLHSSPPEEEMSYEQGIPTMFTWSSGGKEVAVEGSWDNWKTRKPLQKSGKDFTLMKVLPSGVYQYRFIVDGAWRYAPDIPWIQDETGNYYNVLDLQDYVPEDTESISGFEPPQSPDGSYNNTELNQEDFAKEPPFVPPHLNMTLLNVPPLCTEMPPPSLSRPQYVVLNHLYMQKGKSGPSVVALGSTHRFKAKYVTVVLYKSL is encoded by the exons ATGGGGAATGTAAATGGTAGAGAAGATGGGAGCAGAAGTCCATCGGATTCTGGGGTTGTAATTGAAGAAgaggaagatgatgatgagtttGTTAGTAGTGATGCTGCTGCTCCACCTCTCATGGCCCACTCTCCTCCTCACACTCCCATTTCTGTCCAATCTCCCCTCAAGTTTGCTCCTCAG CCCCCCGTGGCTCCGATACAAATACCTGATGAGCTGCATATCCCAAATCCATCATGGTTACATTCATCGCCACCTGAAGAAGAAATGAGCTATGAGCAAGGAATTCCGACTATGTTCACTTGGAGTTCAGGTGGCAAGGAAGTGGCTGTTGAGGGTTCATGGGACAACTGGAAGACAAG AAAACCTCTACAGAAATCAGGGAAAGACTTTACACTCATGAAAGTGCTGCCGTCAGGAGTTTACCAATATAGGTTTATTGTTGACGGGGCGTGGAGATATGCACCCGATATACCGTGGATCCAGGATGAGACTGGAAATTATTACAATGTTTTGGATTTGCAG GATTATGTCCCTGAAGACACAGAGAGTATTTCAGGATTTGAGCCACCACAATCTCCGGATGGTAGCTATAATAACACAgaacttaaccaagaagatttTGCAAAGGAACCACCATTCGTTCCTCCACACCTTAACATGACCTTGCTTAATGTACCCCCTCTGTGCACAGAGATGCCGCCACCTTCTCTTTCAAGACCTCAATACGTGGTTCTTAATCATCTTTACATGCAGAAGGGAAAGAGCGGTCCATcagttgttgcgcttggctctACACATAGGTTCAAGGCCAAGTATGTGACTGTTGTACTCTACAAGTCTCTGTAG